A stretch of the Haloplanus aerogenes genome encodes the following:
- a CDS encoding 2-oxoacid:acceptor oxidoreductase subunit alpha: MTDHELMWRIAGGSGDGIASTSQNFAKALMRAGLHVFTHRHYPSRIRGGHTYTEVRADTEPVRSRGDGFNCLLALGDSFARNPKEGAYYGDEEVKPLSENLDELNEGGVIVYDTGLLDADDIPDFEERAEENDWHVYPINLREIAREHGREVMRNTAGVGATAALLGIDLAYFEELMAESMPEDILEPNKEILHYTHDMVKEEFEFTHDLRVPEGSHDEEQVLLSGSDTIAYGAIDEGCRFIAGYPMTPWTEVFTIMSQALPQLGGISEQVEDEIAAAALALGASHAGVKSMSGSSGGGFALMSEPLGLAEMSETPVVLVEAMRAGPSMGLPTKPEQADLEHVLYTSQGDSNRVVLAPGTVAEAYEQSRLAFQLAYGYNIPAILLYDQKIGGELMNVPASHFDREPNPDLGAVTTEEELEDAPHGPGGKFHRYRYDAEDGVSPRAIPGQKGGHFLVTGNEHNPAGHIDEDPTNRVTQVERRASKLDAIREFLDDKSTQTYMGPDEAQYGLITFGSQQGTVAEAVDRLNDAGHSVKGIGVSDMMPYPVEEMTEFLESVDEALVVEMNSSGQFRGLTQKELGRFGDKLSSLLKYNGEPFEPAEIVTGFEASIEGQDVPDQQTTYVPAAGD; this comes from the coding sequence ATGACTGACCACGAGCTCATGTGGCGAATCGCTGGTGGCTCCGGCGACGGCATCGCGTCGACCAGCCAGAACTTCGCCAAGGCCCTGATGCGAGCGGGCCTACACGTCTTTACGCATCGACACTATCCGTCGCGGATTCGCGGCGGTCATACGTACACCGAGGTACGTGCCGACACGGAACCCGTACGCTCCCGAGGTGACGGGTTCAACTGTCTACTCGCGCTTGGCGACTCCTTCGCACGCAACCCGAAAGAAGGCGCCTACTACGGCGACGAGGAAGTGAAGCCGCTGTCGGAGAACCTCGACGAACTCAACGAAGGCGGTGTCATCGTCTACGACACCGGCCTGCTGGACGCCGACGACATTCCCGACTTCGAGGAACGGGCCGAGGAGAACGACTGGCACGTCTACCCGATCAACCTGCGAGAGATCGCCCGCGAACACGGACGGGAAGTGATGCGGAACACGGCCGGCGTCGGCGCGACGGCCGCGTTGCTGGGGATCGACCTCGCGTACTTCGAGGAACTGATGGCCGAGTCGATGCCCGAGGACATCCTCGAACCCAACAAGGAAATCCTCCACTACACCCACGACATGGTGAAAGAGGAGTTCGAGTTCACCCACGACCTCCGAGTGCCGGAGGGAAGCCACGACGAGGAACAGGTGCTCCTCTCGGGCAGCGACACCATCGCCTACGGCGCCATCGACGAGGGCTGTCGATTCATCGCCGGCTACCCGATGACGCCGTGGACCGAGGTGTTCACCATCATGTCCCAGGCGCTGCCGCAGCTGGGCGGCATCTCCGAACAGGTCGAAGACGAGATTGCGGCGGCCGCGCTCGCGCTCGGCGCCTCCCACGCCGGCGTCAAGTCGATGTCGGGCTCGTCCGGCGGCGGGTTCGCGCTCATGTCCGAACCGCTCGGCCTCGCGGAGATGTCCGAGACGCCGGTCGTCCTCGTCGAAGCGATGCGCGCCGGTCCCTCGATGGGCCTGCCGACCAAGCCCGAACAGGCCGACCTCGAACACGTCCTCTACACGAGTCAGGGTGACTCGAACCGGGTCGTGCTGGCACCGGGGACGGTCGCCGAGGCGTACGAACAGTCCCGCCTCGCCTTCCAGCTCGCCTACGGCTACAACATCCCGGCGATCCTGCTGTACGACCAGAAGATCGGCGGCGAACTGATGAACGTGCCCGCGAGTCACTTCGACCGCGAGCCCAACCCCGATCTGGGCGCGGTGACGACCGAGGAAGAACTCGAAGACGCCCCCCACGGTCCGGGCGGGAAGTTCCACCGCTACCGCTACGACGCCGAAGACGGCGTCAGCCCGCGGGCAATCCCCGGCCAGAAGGGCGGGCACTTCCTCGTAACCGGCAATGAACACAACCCGGCCGGCCACATCGACGAAGATCCGACGAACCGCGTCACGCAAGTGGAGCGTCGGGCGTCGAAACTCGACGCTATCCGCGAGTTCCTCGACGACAAATCCACCCAGACGTACATGGGCCCCGACGAGGCCCAGTACGGCCTCATCACCTTCGGGAGTCAGCAGGGCACGGTCGCCGAGGCGGTCGACCGCCTCAACGACGCCGGCCACTCGGTGAAAGGCATCGGCGTCAGCGACATGATGCCGTACCCGGTCGAGGAGATGACCGAGTTCTTGGAGAGCGTCGACGAGGCGCTGGTGGTCGAGATGAACTCCTCGGGGCAGTTCCGCGGCCTCACGCAGAAGGAACTCGGCCGGTTCGGCGACAAACTGTCGAGCCTCCTGAAGTACAACGGCGAACCGTTCGAACCCGCCGAAATCGTCACCGGGTTCGAGGCGAGCATCGAGGGGCAGGACGTCCCCGACCAGCAGACGACCTACGTCCCCGCGGCAGGTGACTAA
- a CDS encoding DICT sensory domain-containing protein, protein MQHAVDRSGRTVVTPRGRRSRRVAQGWRGQRHLVVDRGDAIVPAGEHIERLAYETGEGRLRSTFQRLSRLEDEFGTRTVYERLAGWTIDVHVYGVPDSNPEKLDVTVHRGTSDEYRSSWCVVFQPPDDGGAALLANQQEPNRWRGFWTYDPETVTQVDGYLDRSF, encoded by the coding sequence ATTCAGCACGCAGTCGATCGATCTGGTCGAACGGTCGTTACCCCGAGAGGACGACGATCTCGTCGCGTTGCGCAAGGATGGCGAGGTCAGCGCCATCTCGTCGTTGACCGAGGTGATGCGATCGTTCCTGCTGGTGAACACATCGAGCGGCTCGCGTACGAGACGGGCGAGGGACGACTGCGGTCGACGTTCCAGCGGCTCTCGCGGCTCGAAGACGAGTTCGGCACCCGGACGGTGTACGAACGGCTCGCGGGATGGACGATCGACGTGCACGTCTACGGCGTGCCCGACAGCAACCCGGAGAAACTGGACGTGACAGTCCATCGCGGCACCAGCGACGAATACCGAAGCTCGTGGTGTGTGGTGTTTCAGCCGCCCGACGACGGCGGCGCAGCACTACTCGCCAATCAGCAGGAGCCGAACCGGTGGCGAGGATTTTGGACGTACGACCCCGAGACGGTCACCCAAGTCGACGGCTATCTCGACCGGTCGTTCTGA
- the aroC gene encoding chorismate synthase, with the protein MNGNRFGRLFQVTTYGESHGDAMGVVVSGCPAGLELEEADIQRDLDRRKPGQSMITTSRGEPDEVRIHSGLQDGYTTGTPLGMVIQNKDARSGKYEPFVTAPRPSHGDFTYSAKFGTRNWGGGGRSSARETVNWVAAGAVAKKILNENGVELKAHVNQIGDIEAPEVSFEEMLEHSEDNEVRCGHPETAEEMRDRIDEYQQEGDSIGGAIEFEARGVPRGLGAPRFDSVSARLGQAMMSVPAATAFEFGLGREARRYTGSERNEDWTFDESEAQGASEDASGDEPRARGDPIPVGNDHGGIQGGITTGQPIRGEVTLHAPTSIPKTQTTVDWETGEEKEIQVVGRHDPVLPPRGVPVVESMLALTLVDFMLLGGRINPDRMDDQPGEYETDYHPRSPENVDS; encoded by the coding sequence ATGAACGGTAACCGATTCGGTCGTCTGTTCCAGGTGACGACCTACGGCGAGAGCCACGGCGACGCGATGGGCGTCGTCGTCTCGGGCTGTCCGGCCGGTCTCGAACTGGAAGAGGCGGATATCCAGCGCGACCTCGACCGGCGCAAGCCGGGACAGTCGATGATCACGACCAGCCGCGGCGAACCCGACGAGGTGCGCATCCACAGCGGCCTGCAGGACGGCTACACTACGGGCACGCCGCTGGGGATGGTCATCCAGAACAAGGACGCCCGCTCGGGCAAGTACGAACCCTTCGTCACCGCCCCGCGACCCAGCCACGGTGACTTCACCTACTCCGCGAAGTTCGGCACGCGCAACTGGGGTGGGGGCGGACGCTCCTCGGCCCGGGAGACGGTGAACTGGGTCGCCGCGGGCGCGGTGGCGAAGAAGATCCTGAACGAGAACGGGGTCGAACTCAAGGCCCACGTCAACCAGATCGGCGACATCGAGGCGCCCGAGGTGAGCTTCGAGGAGATGCTGGAACACAGCGAGGACAACGAGGTTCGGTGTGGGCATCCCGAAACGGCCGAAGAGATGCGCGACCGGATCGACGAGTACCAGCAGGAAGGCGACTCCATCGGCGGCGCCATCGAGTTCGAGGCGCGGGGCGTCCCCCGCGGCCTCGGCGCTCCCCGCTTCGATTCGGTGTCCGCGCGACTCGGACAGGCCATGATGTCGGTGCCGGCGGCGACGGCGTTCGAGTTCGGCCTCGGACGCGAGGCGCGCCGCTACACGGGATCGGAGCGCAACGAGGACTGGACGTTCGACGAGAGCGAGGCACAGGGTGCCTCGGAAGACGCGAGCGGCGACGAGCCGCGAGCGCGAGGCGACCCCATCCCCGTCGGCAACGACCACGGTGGGATTCAGGGCGGGATCACGACCGGCCAGCCGATCCGTGGCGAGGTGACGCTCCACGCGCCCACGTCGATCCCCAAGACGCAGACGACGGTGGACTGGGAAACTGGAGAAGAAAAGGAGATTCAGGTCGTCGGTCGTCACGATCCCGTTCTCCCGCCGCGGGGCGTGCCGGTCGTCGAGTCGATGCTCGCGCTGACGCTCGTGGACTTCATGCTCCTCGGTGGGCGGATCAATCCCGACCGGATGGACGACCAGCCGGGCGAGTACGAGACCGACTACCACCCGCGGAGCCCGGAGAACGTCGACTCGTAG
- the aroA gene encoding 3-phosphoshikimate 1-carboxyvinyltransferase yields the protein MDVDISRSRVGGRARAPPSKSYTHRAILAAGYSDGAVVADPLVSADTRATMRAVEAFGGHVDRDERRLDVAGFDGRPGVPDDVIDCANSGTTTRIVTACAALADGLTVLTGDDSLRSRPQGPLLDAIQQLDGRAESTRGNGQAPLVIGGHVDGGAVSIPGDVSSQYITALLMAGAVTDEGIDIDLETELKSAPYVDITLEVLDAFGVDAAETSDGYRVPGGQSYGRDEAYPVPGDFSSMSYLLAAGAVAGDDDGVVVEGAYPSAQGDSAIVDVLERMGADIAWDRDAGEITVRRSALSGVEVDVGDTPDLLPTIAVLGAVADGDTRIVNCEHVRYKETDRVRAMATELEKLGGAVTEEEDVLTIHGGESDLRGAAVAGHDDHRIVMSLAVAGLVAEGTTTIEGADHVDVSFPGFFDVLYDLGVELDEHER from the coding sequence CCACCGGGCGATTCTCGCCGCGGGGTACAGCGACGGCGCCGTCGTCGCCGATCCGCTCGTGAGCGCGGACACGCGGGCGACGATGCGGGCCGTCGAGGCCTTCGGCGGACACGTCGACCGGGACGAGCGCCGCCTCGACGTCGCCGGGTTCGACGGCCGACCCGGCGTCCCCGACGACGTGATCGACTGCGCGAACAGCGGGACGACCACGCGCATCGTAACCGCCTGCGCGGCGCTCGCGGACGGACTGACGGTGTTGACGGGTGACGACTCGCTCCGGTCGCGGCCACAGGGACCGTTACTGGATGCGATTCAGCAACTCGACGGACGGGCAGAGAGCACGCGCGGCAACGGACAGGCGCCGCTGGTGATCGGTGGCCACGTCGACGGCGGCGCGGTGTCGATTCCCGGCGACGTGTCCTCTCAGTACATCACCGCCCTGTTGATGGCGGGTGCGGTGACCGACGAGGGGATCGACATCGACCTCGAAACCGAACTGAAGTCGGCACCGTACGTCGACATCACGCTGGAAGTGCTCGACGCGTTCGGCGTCGACGCCGCGGAGACGAGTGACGGCTACCGTGTCCCGGGCGGCCAGTCCTACGGCCGCGACGAGGCCTATCCCGTCCCCGGCGACTTCTCGTCGATGTCGTATCTCCTCGCCGCGGGCGCGGTCGCCGGCGACGACGACGGCGTCGTCGTCGAGGGCGCGTATCCGAGCGCGCAGGGCGACAGCGCCATCGTCGACGTGCTAGAGCGGATGGGCGCAGACATCGCGTGGGACCGCGACGCGGGCGAGATCACGGTCCGCCGGAGCGCCCTCTCGGGCGTCGAGGTGGACGTGGGCGACACCCCCGATCTGTTGCCGACCATCGCGGTACTGGGGGCCGTCGCGGACGGCGACACCCGGATCGTCAACTGCGAACACGTCCGGTACAAGGAGACCGATCGGGTGCGCGCGATGGCGACGGAACTGGAGAAACTGGGCGGCGCGGTCACGGAGGAAGAAGACGTGTTGACGATCCACGGCGGCGAGAGCGACCTTCGGGGGGCGGCGGTCGCGGGCCACGACGACCACCGGATCGTCATGTCGCTCGCCGTCGCTGGCCTCGTCGCGGAGGGAACGACCACCATCGAGGGTGCCGATCACGTCGACGTGTCCTTCCCGGGGTTCTTCGACGTGCTTTATGACCTCGGGGTCGAACTGGACGAGCATGAACGGTAA